The region GAGGTAATAAGTTACCTTGTTGAACGACACGTCTGGCAAAGTCATAAGACATACATTGTGTTAATGTTAATACTAAAGCAATCAGTAAGATACGTGGTGTAAATCTCATTTTTTTGCCCACAATTAAAAATTTCGCCATAATATCATGCTATCTTTAGAAATAACACCAGCTTTAGGCATCATTACTGTTTTAGGAGTTTTTGTGGAAGAAAGTCAGCAATTGAAAGACGCCGGTTTAAAAATTACTATACCGAGATTGAAAGTATTACAGATTTTAGAGCAATCTACCGATCATCATCTAAGCGCTGAAGCTGTTTATAAAAAGCTCTTAGATATGGGAGAAGATGTAGGCTTAGCAACTGTGTATCGGGTTTTAACTCAATTTGAAGCAGCTGGTTTAGTTTCGCGTCATAATTTTGAGGGCGGTTATTCAGTTTTTGAATTATCTCAAGGTGAACATCATGATCATCTTGTTTGTGTTAAATGTGGTAAGGTTGAAGAGTTTATTGATGAGGTTATTGAGCAAAGGCAACAATTAATTGCTGAGAAAGCTCAATTTAAGATGACAGATCATGCTTTAAATATTTATGGCCTATGTCCTGATTGTCAATAATCCCTTAAAGTTTATATTCTATTATATAAATAACCTATTTTGTTTAATTGTTTGCACAAGGTTGTATGTTAGGTATGAAAATGAGTTAAAAATATTGCTGACGAGTATCTACTTTGGTTTAACTTAGGTAAATTAGAGGCAACAGGAATAACTTTACTTTTAATGTATAAATTCCTTCTTTTGCCAGAGAAAAAGTATATTATAGTTTGAAATATATTGCTTAAAATAATAAATGAATAAGCCATCCATATCTGAACTAGCAGCGCCTTATCAAGCTCATCCCGTTTTTTCTTTTAGCTTAGGTAATATTTTAATTGATAATAAAATTTTGCCTAATGCCTCAGTCAATCTTCTTGTTAAAAATTTTAATCGTCATGGACTAATTGCAGGTGCGACAGGCACAGGTAAAACAAAAACCATGCAAGTATTGTGCGAGCAATTATCACAAGCAGGGATCCCTTCACTTGTTATGGATATTAAAGGAGATGTATCAGGATTGGCTATGCCTGCTGTTACAAGTGAGTTTTTAAAAAGTCGTAGTCAGTTGTTAAATATACCCTTTGTACCAAAAGCTTATCCTGTTGAGTTATTTACTTTGAGTGAGAAACTTTTAGGCATTCAATTACGTACGACACTAATGGATTTCGGCGCACTTTTATTCGCACGACTTTTAGCGCTTAATGAAACCCAAGCTAGTATTATTACTGTTATTTTTGAATATGCAAAAGTAAATAATTTACCGTTTATTACTTTAAATGATTTCAAAGCTATTTTAAATTTTATTCAAACGGAAGAAGGGAAAGCTGACTTTAAAGCCCAATTTGGTAATGTTGCTAGTACATCGATTAATATTATTTTACGTAAAATTATTGATTTGGAGGCGCAAGGTATTCAGGAATTTTTTTCTAAGCCGGCTTTTAAAATAAACGATTTACTGCGCATTAACGCGCAAGGGGAAGGCATTATTTCTATTTTGCGTTTAATGACTATGCAGGAGAATCCTAAGCTATTCTCCACATTTATGATTAAGCTCTTAACAGACGTTTATCAAAAACTACCTGAAATTGGCGATCCACCGAAGCCTAAGTTAGTTTTATTTATTGATGAGGCGCATTTAATTTTTAACCAAGCTAATCAAACCTTATTACAGCTGCTAGAAACTACCGTCAAGTTAATCCGTTCCAAAGGAGTGGGTATTATCTTTTGCACCCAAACACCTAGTGATATTCCTGCCAGTATACTAAGTCAACTCGGTTTAAAAATTCAACATTCTTTACGGGCATTTACAGCAAAAGATAGACAAGCGATAAAATTAGTCGCACAAAATTTTCCACCCTCAGATTATTACAATATAGAAAATTTATTAACTTCCCTTGGCATAGGTGAGGCATTAGTAACAGCGCTTGATGATCGGGGCCAGCCAACACCTGTTGTACATTGTATGATGCGCCCGCCTGCATCACGTATGGGTTCTTTAACCAATCAGGAAGCTGACTCCATTATCATTAAATCTGAATTATTAGCTTATTATAAGGAGACTAAAAATGAAAAATCAGCAGCAGAAGTGTTAGCTAGTAAGCGAAATTCAGAACCCAGTAAAATGAATAAAAACAAGCAAGAAAAAGAACCGCCGTCAATCATCACGACGCTTGGTAAAAGCAGTTTATTTCGACAAATTGTGCGGCAGACTTTTCGTGAGCTAACTAGAGCACTTCTACGGGCAATGGGTTTAAAGAAATAATATTGTAATAGACTTCTAATCATTAATTTATATACGAATATCGAGAATCTCTAATTGCTTAAGTAGCAACGTTAAAGACTCAACTAAATTTGTATTAAGCGCTGCCAATGAATGTGGTTTTTCAGTTAAGCTTTGTTTACATTCTAACTCAACGCCTAAATAATCTTCTGCTGCATATTTTTTTCTGAGGCTTGTAGTAAAGCCATCACTATTACCTCGATATGGGTAATTTAGCCGTACTCGCAAATGTTGATGATTCTGTTTTAGTATTTGTTGCCATAGTCGAGCAAGCTTTTGCTCAGTAGGTCGTTTAGGATCATAAAGAAATCCAATATCAGTCGTTCTATTTACACCATTTAAACTTGGTGTAAAACTGTGAATAGATAAATGCCAGACTTGATATCCTTTAACGATAGCGTCTTGAATGCGCTCTTCAGCTGATTGGCGAAAAGGTAGGTAATAATTTTTTATTAAATATTCTTTTTCTTCGGTAGAAAATTGTTGTGATATTTCAGAAAAACAGGTTTTATGTTTAAGGCTACGATTACAATCAATCAATAAGCGACTCACGGTAGCAGAGATTAAGGGGTAATTAAATACATGGCTTAAGTGCTTAGCGATAGCGAAAGCGCCAATATCAAGGCCTCTATGGGTATCTAATAATAATTGATAATCTCTAAAATAATGCTCAAACGCTGACGGTACTGTATTGACTGCGTGTTCGCAGCTTAAAATAACTTTTATTTGTTTCACGTTGGATTAAATTGTTGATTTGTTAATAAACAATGACTAAGTTGGCGATAGATACTTGATAAAATAGTTTTATCAATGTTTGGTCCGCTAGCCTTTAATAAACGCTCACTCAAATTCCCTTGACTTAAAATATATTCTAAAACACGTTGACTTGTATCATCTAGATGATGACTAATTTGTTCAATAAGTCGTGACCATGCTTCATTGCAATTTTTAACAGGATTTTTTAACTGCCATTGTTTTATTAATTCTGGATCAGTGATCGGTACGGCCAATCCATGCACTATAGTTTGGTCAAATAGCGCCCGTAATTGTTGGGTAGGATAGGGGTTTTCTAAAAAATAATTTGAGTTTTGAATCCAGTTTTTAAGAATATAAAAAACGGCCTTTGCAATAGCAATATCCGCTTTGACACATTCTTGCGTATCTAAAATACGAATTTCAATCGCTTTACAATTAAATTTGGGAATTGCTGCCCTGGAGTTTAGCCACTCATGCTGAAGAATTCCTTCAGGATCAAAAGGGCGGATAGCTTTATACATAGGTTGTAAAACTTGTCGTTGGTACTCTGCTTCTGAACTTATAAATTCTGGAATAATATGGCCACTTATAGCGGGAATTTTAAGTTGATTTTTACCATAGAAATCGAGTCGCGTATCTAAAATATTAGTTATACCGCCTTCAAGGAAAGGTGAGCTTGCTGCTAAGGCAGGTAATAAAGGTAATAATATACGAATTGCATTATGTAGCTGATTAAACTCAGCATCATTAGCAAAAGGTAAGTTAAGATGCATACTTTGTAAATTTGACCAGCCATGGCCTTCGCAATTAAAGATAGTATCGAATTGTTGATAAAGTTCTTTTTTATCATGTGGCCAGCGTTTAGTTTCTTTAAAAGGATTCATCCATGGATGGGCGCCCGTAGGCAGCAACTGGAGATTGTATTTATCTAAAAGTTTACTTAGCTTCTCAACTGTCTTCTGAAAATAAGCTTCCAGAGGTTCAGATAGAGGGCGAGGACCATTATTTTTTAATTCAAGGACATGTAAAACCAATTCATTGCTAACTGCAATTTCACCTAAGCTGACTTCATTAACTATTTCACCAGCAAGTTCTTGCAAAATAAAATCACTTCTCGGCTGAATATTGAGTGAGGTTTTGTCAACTAACATATATTCAATTTCAATACCAATGACAGAAAAAATAGAATAATTAGACATAACCATGCTTCCTGCGAATTCGTTGAAGAAAAACATTCATAATTTGCTGATAAAGGGCTTCACCTAATATTTTATCTTCCCAACCGTAGTCAATATTAGGATTGTCATTAACTTCAATAACGTAATGTTTACCATTATAACTTTTCATATCAACGCCATATAAACCATCACCAATTAAGCGCGTTACTTTTAAAGCAGTCTTAATAATGGCTTCAGGCACCTCATGGATAGGAAAGGATTCAATCTTACCTTCGCGCGTTTCCTTTGTTGCTTCTTCCCAATTATAAATTTGCCAATGGTTTTTAGCCATATAGTAGCGACAAGCAAAAATAGGGCGGTTATCTAATATGCCAATACGCCAATCAAATTCGGTAGGGATAAAGGGTTGAATTAAGACGAGATCAGAGGTTTTGAAAAATTGTGATAAGGATTTTTGCAGTGATTTACTATCTTCAATTTTAATCACACCATGTGAAAAAGCCCCATCTGGTTTTTTTAATACACAAGGGAAATCAACTTCAGGAACATCTTTATCATATTTACTTAAAAAAAGTGTTTCTGGTGTTAAAATTTGATGGCTACGCATTAATTCCGCTAAATACACTTTATTACTACATTTAACAATGGACTGCGGATCATCAATAACGACCATATTTTGTTGATGAGCATAACGCGCCATACGATAAGTATAATGATTGACTGCGGTGGTAGCCCGAATAAATAAAGCATCATACTCAGCAATTGATTTACTATCGCTTTTCTCTATAAAGTCGACATTTAGCCCCATTTCTTCACCTGTATGGGCAAAAAATTCTAACGCTTTTTTATTAGAAGGTGCATTAAGCTCAGTAGGATCAATTAAAATAGCTAAATCATGATAGCGTTGTTTTTTGCGCCATTGATGAAAACGTTTTTTAGATAAATAACTTTCTGCGGCCTCCTTTAAAAATTGCATGTGGTGAGTAGGTACATCTGCTATTGATAAGGCTTGTAAGTGTTTAATTCGCCATTGTCTTTTCCTCTCCAGGGTAAAACGTAGCAAAGGAAGAGGAAAAAGACCGTGTAACTTTTTAGCAAGTAAGACATGCCTTTTAGCCATATTTTGGCCAAAATAAAGACTAAAAACAAATTCATCTGTCTTAATATCATGTAAACTATGTTCTATTTCATCATCAATTTCCTGAGAGATTAACTTAGATAAGCTATTACTTAATACATCCTGAATGCTATCAACGGACGGAATTACTTTATGATCGCGTGCATGAGCTAAAAGGGAAACATAATAGCCTATACTTTGATGATTATATGATTGGCAAAGGTTAATCACACGTGTAGCTTTACTTTGAGTATATTCCTCTTTAGACAAATAATCTCTTGCATGAACAATAGGTGCCAAGTGGCTTAAAAATTCCCAACTGGGAGGTTCATCCGTTACTACTATTGTTTGCATCCATTACCTCCTTAGGTTGAATGATCAATAAATTGGCATCATAGGTTAATACACCTAACATGATTGAATTTATTAAGCGATTGATACTTACTTTATAGTAATTATCTTGTGATAGCGGGTTTTCGCGATGAGGATCAGCGACAACTATTAATTTCTGTGACTCATCATAGCCGCATAAAACAACAAAATGGCCGGCAGGTGTGCCCCGAATATCATCATAAAGTCCTTGGCCATTTTTAGTGTAAATTTCTCGTGCGCTTCGATATAAATAGGTTACGCTTAACCCTGTTAAGATAGGTATTTGTTGATCAAAGTATTTTTTTAACAGCTGAAGATTTAATGTTTTAAAGCGTATTTCGCCGCCTAAGGCCATATAATCTAAATAGGAACGACTGGCCTGTAAAAAACGCTTTGTTCTTTTATATTTCATTTGAGTTTTAATTTTTCTTGCTAGTAACTCAGGGCAGCCATCCCCATTATTTTCGAACCAAGTAGGATCAAAAACATTAAGATTATTAACATATAAAGTGACCTTAAAGCCTTGCTGTAGAGCATGCTTGCCTATCATGGAAGCTAATGTACCCCCTGAAATTGAGCGCTCAACCGTTTTAACTGTCTGCTCTAAGGGTATATTTAAGTTATAGTAACGATAAATCGCATGTAGACTTGTAGGACCGCAAGACTCATCATCTGGCTGGTTGTGAATTGTTAAATCAATCATAGCTGTTTTAGACAATTTCCTTAATTTATTTAAGTTAGTCTTAAGACAATCTCTTGTCAAATAATGGTTTTCTTTACTAAAGCTTCGTCGTTTTATCGTAAAAAATTTATCTTAAGAAGCATATTTAAGGTAAATGTGTAACAAAAACTATTAGCGGAATAAATAATCCAAATGATAAGATAAGCATAGCAGGAAATAGTAGATAATTCTTTTCTCTCATGTTTTGCTTTAAACTAGACACTTCATGTCTAACGTTAGGCTTGCTCAAAAGATAGGCCATTATTAGTAACCCATAAAAATAAACAGAAAAGCACGTTAATTTATAGAAAATATCAGGTGGCATTTGATGAGCAGCAAGATAACCTATAGGAAAATTAACAAAAAGAAAGCTAATTATCCATAAGCTCATATCAAGTGTAATCGGGGGGCCCTGTTCGATAGATTCATATAAATCAACAAGCGGCATGATTAAAAGAGGAAAATAATAAAGCCAACCTAGAGGGCTCAAAACTAGCATGACAACTAAAGTTAAGCAAAATGAGCGATGGTTATTTCTATTTCGTTCTAAATAATTAAGTCTTTTAATATACCAAATTAAACCACTAATAAAAGTAATATAATAAATTAACTGAACTAACCACAAATCTGGATTCCTACTATACGGATCTACTAAAAAACGAAATAAAAAACCATAAATAGAAGCATTCCAGGAATCACCATACCAAAGTACCCGTCCTAATAAAGAAAAATAGTTATTATAAATTTGGATTCCATAGGTGAAAACCGGAATCAAATGGGCAGTAAGACAGGTCATAATCATTATAATCAAAACTCGATAGCGCTTTTCTTTCCAAGCAAAAATAAATAGTAAAGCAGGAAATAGTTTAAGCGAGGTAATAATTCCCCATAATAAACCAGCATAAACATCATTGTTTTGACGGTAAAAATTATATCCAATAACTATAAAAAATAATAATAAGCCGCCTATTTGCGCAAGATTAGTAGACATTATTGTGGGATAAAATGCGATATAAATAACTAAACAATAAAGCCAATTTTTTCGAAAAAGAGCAGGCTTAAGCGTTAACTTAAAGGAAAAGTAGGCACCTATTAATCCTAATATAAATATGCTTACTGACCAAAGTACTACGGCTTCTTTGTAATTAAGGAATGCTAATGGCCTAAGAATTTCCATGAAAAAGGGAGGATTTAAATTAATAGGTAGTTTTTCATTAGTAGATAAGAAAGTGGCACTTAAAGAAGTATAAGGGTTAGAATGATTATTATAAGCGAGAGCTGAAGCATAGAAAGAGACAAAGTCTAACCGTAAATCTAGCTTAAATAGGAAATAAAAAAGCAAGATATAAGTAATCATCACTAAGAAAATAAAAAAAGCTTTAGATAAGTTAGGGAATATTTGTAACTTTGTCATATTGTTAGATTATTAAAAGGTAATTTTACACTTTAAGCACTTTTATTGATAATTCAAGCTTAAAAGTTGCTACTAGTTCAGCTGCATGAAGATAATGCGTATAAGCTTGAACTTCGATAATTCTATTAATTCGCTCTTTAGTTTCTTCTGATTGTATAAGCATTTCTTTAACACTGTCACCCATCTGACAAACAAAATAAACAGTTGATTCTGGCCGCTTAATAAATTGAGCTTGAAATGACTTAAATACGAGCGATATTTTTTTCTTCATTTGGTTAGCATAGTAAAAGCCATATAAACCACCTGCTAAATCAGCGCCAACCGCAAGAGCACCAAAATACATTGAATTTAAATGATTTTTACTACGTCGTTTTAAGGGTAATTGAATAACTAAATTTTTATCATTAATTTCGATAATTTTAGGCTTTAAGTAGCCAATTAAAGGCACTTGAAAACGACCAAAATACCACAGAAAAAACTTAAAACGAGTTAAGATAGTCATGAAACAATATCCTTTTGAAAAAGACTAATAATTAAATGTTAAGATGATTCTTTACCAATTTCTAAATGCGAAATAACTTTTTTAACGCCACGAACTACAGTGGCGCGTTTAATGATCGCTACAATCGATTTCCTATGCTTCACTTGGCCGCTTAAGGTAACTACACCATTTGTGGTAGTTGCGTTGATCCCTACCAAAGGAATAGAATCATCATCTAATACTTTTGCTTTAAGAACGGCTGCTTCAACTTTAGCGGTAATATAAGTGTCTGTTAAAGCTGTATTAACTTGCTTAATGACTAAATCTTCTACGTCAATGGATTTAACGCCCTTGGTTGTATTAACTAATCGTAATGCTTTAATAAACGCCTCATTATTCTTAACATACCCTTTTAAAGTAACCGCGCCATCCTCTGTAGAGACCGAAATTTTAAGTGGATTTAAATCTTTATCTTTAGTGAACTTTGCAGTGATTTTAGTAGTTATTACTGAATCACTAATAGTTTGTTCGATTTCTTGTAGTTTAGTTTCGGCATAACTTACATTAAATGTAGCTATTAAGAGAAATAGAGTAAGGATTATGTTAGTGAAGAAACGCATAGTAATAGCTCAAAGCAAACAGAGTAGGATTATATCATTTTTAAAATTTTATTCCTAAAATTAATAATTTTAGGAACAATTATCTTCAATTTTATATCAGAAAGAATTGTTTAATAAATTTTTAAAATTAGCAATACATGTAGTTTTTTTAAATAAAGCTAATCATCTAATTTGGTAACATTAAGGCTTTGAATTAAATAAGGTGGATCTTTAGCAGGAATGACAATAACAGAAAAATAAATAGTTGTTTTTAACTCAGGAATATTAAACCCTTGGTTCACTCGCCAAAAAATGACATTTTCAAATCCTTGCTGAGCTATAAATTGTTTTGTATTAACTGCACTGGGATGGAGAGTAAGCTGATTATCTCTGATTGTATTAATCTTATCGCCCAGAAAACTATTTAAATTCTGCCAAGCCTCTGGTGTATAATGTGATTTTACTGAATTTAGCTGACTATCCATTGTTTTATAGTTAAGAGATAATGTATTTAAAAGGGTTTGTTTTGTCCAGGCTAAAACGTTGGCATTATCAGCAAAGCATAGCGCTGGTAGAAGAATAATTATTAAAATAAATTTGCAGATATACTTAGGCATTTAAATTTCCTATTAAACCCTTAACATCAGTAGTATAGCAATTACTGAGGTTTAATATTTATCCTTATTGATCAAATGATGATATAAACTCGCAAAACATTTAATAACAGGTATATAATTTGTAATTTTTTATAGCAGATGGCTAGTCTTATGCAGTCAATTAGTATTCGAGGCGCAAGAACACATAATTTAAAGAATGTTGACGTTAAAATACCGCGCAATCAGTTAACAGTTATAACCGGTCTATCTGGTTCAGGAAAATCATCACTTGCTTTTGATACATTATATGCTGAAGGACAGCGTCGTTATGTTGAGTCGCTCTCAGCTTATGCACGTCAATTTTTATCAGTGATGGAAAAGCCTGATGTAGATGCTATTGAAGGTTTATCGCCTGCTATCTCTATTGAGCAAAAGGCAACATCTCATAATCCGCGCTCAACAGTAGGTACCATTACAGAAATTTATGATTATTTGCGTTTACTTTTTGCCCGGGTGGGTGAACCTCGCTGCCCCATTCATCAACTTAGCTTACATGCACAAACTGTAAGTCAAATGGTTGATCAAGTTTTAGCATTACCAGCAGATAGTAAAGCGATGATTTTAGCACCTGTGGTACGTGAGCGGAAAGGAGAGCAT is a window of Legionella busanensis DNA encoding:
- a CDS encoding glutamate-cysteine ligase family protein, which encodes MSNYSIFSVIGIEIEYMLVDKTSLNIQPRSDFILQELAGEIVNEVSLGEIAVSNELVLHVLELKNNGPRPLSEPLEAYFQKTVEKLSKLLDKYNLQLLPTGAHPWMNPFKETKRWPHDKKELYQQFDTIFNCEGHGWSNLQSMHLNLPFANDAEFNQLHNAIRILLPLLPALAASSPFLEGGITNILDTRLDFYGKNQLKIPAISGHIIPEFISSEAEYQRQVLQPMYKAIRPFDPEGILQHEWLNSRAAIPKFNCKAIEIRILDTQECVKADIAIAKAVFYILKNWIQNSNYFLENPYPTQQLRALFDQTIVHGLAVPITDPELIKQWQLKNPVKNCNEAWSRLIEQISHHLDDTSQRVLEYILSQGNLSERLLKASGPNIDKTILSSIYRQLSHCLLTNQQFNPT
- a CDS encoding BON domain-containing protein translates to MRFFTNIILTLFLLIATFNVSYAETKLQEIEQTISDSVITTKITAKFTKDKDLNPLKISVSTEDGAVTLKGYVKNNEAFIKALRLVNTTKGVKSIDVEDLVIKQVNTALTDTYITAKVEAAVLKAKVLDDDSIPLVGINATTTNGVVTLSGQVKHRKSIVAIIKRATVVRGVKKVISHLEIGKESS
- a CDS encoding C39 family peptidase encodes the protein MIDLTIHNQPDDESCGPTSLHAIYRYYNLNIPLEQTVKTVERSISGGTLASMIGKHALQQGFKVTLYVNNLNVFDPTWFENNGDGCPELLARKIKTQMKYKRTKRFLQASRSYLDYMALGGEIRFKTLNLQLLKKYFDQQIPILTGLSVTYLYRSAREIYTKNGQGLYDDIRGTPAGHFVVLCGYDESQKLIVVADPHRENPLSQDNYYKVSINRLINSIMLGVLTYDANLLIIQPKEVMDANNSSNG
- a CDS encoding N-formylglutamate amidohydrolase, which translates into the protein MKQIKVILSCEHAVNTVPSAFEHYFRDYQLLLDTHRGLDIGAFAIAKHLSHVFNYPLISATVSRLLIDCNRSLKHKTCFSEISQQFSTEEKEYLIKNYYLPFRQSAEERIQDAIVKGYQVWHLSIHSFTPSLNGVNRTTDIGFLYDPKRPTEQKLARLWQQILKQNHQHLRVRLNYPYRGNSDGFTTSLRKKYAAEDYLGVELECKQSLTEKPHSLAALNTNLVESLTLLLKQLEILDIRI
- a CDS encoding DUF4442 domain-containing protein — protein: MTILTRFKFFLWYFGRFQVPLIGYLKPKIIEINDKNLVIQLPLKRRSKNHLNSMYFGALAVGADLAGGLYGFYYANQMKKKISLVFKSFQAQFIKRPESTVYFVCQMGDSVKEMLIQSEETKERINRIIEVQAYTHYLHAAELVATFKLELSIKVLKV
- a CDS encoding RimK family protein, with translation MQTIVVTDEPPSWEFLSHLAPIVHARDYLSKEEYTQSKATRVINLCQSYNHQSIGYYVSLLAHARDHKVIPSVDSIQDVLSNSLSKLISQEIDDEIEHSLHDIKTDEFVFSLYFGQNMAKRHVLLAKKLHGLFPLPLLRFTLERKRQWRIKHLQALSIADVPTHHMQFLKEAAESYLSKKRFHQWRKKQRYHDLAILIDPTELNAPSNKKALEFFAHTGEEMGLNVDFIEKSDSKSIAEYDALFIRATTAVNHYTYRMARYAHQQNMVVIDDPQSIVKCSNKVYLAELMRSHQILTPETLFLSKYDKDVPEVDFPCVLKKPDGAFSHGVIKIEDSKSLQKSLSQFFKTSDLVLIQPFIPTEFDWRIGILDNRPIFACRYYMAKNHWQIYNWEEATKETREGKIESFPIHEVPEAIIKTALKVTRLIGDGLYGVDMKSYNGKHYVIEVNDNPNIDYGWEDKILGEALYQQIMNVFLQRIRRKHGYV
- a CDS encoding glycosyltransferase family 87 protein; translation: MTKLQIFPNLSKAFFIFLVMITYILLFYFLFKLDLRLDFVSFYASALAYNNHSNPYTSLSATFLSTNEKLPINLNPPFFMEILRPLAFLNYKEAVVLWSVSIFILGLIGAYFSFKLTLKPALFRKNWLYCLVIYIAFYPTIMSTNLAQIGGLLLFFIVIGYNFYRQNNDVYAGLLWGIITSLKLFPALLFIFAWKEKRYRVLIIMIMTCLTAHLIPVFTYGIQIYNNYFSLLGRVLWYGDSWNASIYGFLFRFLVDPYSRNPDLWLVQLIYYITFISGLIWYIKRLNYLERNRNNHRSFCLTLVVMLVLSPLGWLYYFPLLIMPLVDLYESIEQGPPITLDMSLWIISFLFVNFPIGYLAAHQMPPDIFYKLTCFSVYFYGLLIMAYLLSKPNVRHEVSSLKQNMREKNYLLFPAMLILSFGLFIPLIVFVTHLP
- a CDS encoding DotI/IcmL/TraM family protein, giving the protein MPKYICKFILIIILLPALCFADNANVLAWTKQTLLNTLSLNYKTMDSQLNSVKSHYTPEAWQNLNSFLGDKINTIRDNQLTLHPSAVNTKQFIAQQGFENVIFWRVNQGFNIPELKTTIYFSVIVIPAKDPPYLIQSLNVTKLDD
- the fur gene encoding ferric iron uptake transcriptional regulator, with the translated sequence MEESQQLKDAGLKITIPRLKVLQILEQSTDHHLSAEAVYKKLLDMGEDVGLATVYRVLTQFEAAGLVSRHNFEGGYSVFELSQGEHHDHLVCVKCGKVEEFIDEVIEQRQQLIAEKAQFKMTDHALNIYGLCPDCQ
- a CDS encoding helicase HerA-like domain-containing protein, yielding MNKPSISELAAPYQAHPVFSFSLGNILIDNKILPNASVNLLVKNFNRHGLIAGATGTGKTKTMQVLCEQLSQAGIPSLVMDIKGDVSGLAMPAVTSEFLKSRSQLLNIPFVPKAYPVELFTLSEKLLGIQLRTTLMDFGALLFARLLALNETQASIITVIFEYAKVNNLPFITLNDFKAILNFIQTEEGKADFKAQFGNVASTSINIILRKIIDLEAQGIQEFFSKPAFKINDLLRINAQGEGIISILRLMTMQENPKLFSTFMIKLLTDVYQKLPEIGDPPKPKLVLFIDEAHLIFNQANQTLLQLLETTVKLIRSKGVGIIFCTQTPSDIPASILSQLGLKIQHSLRAFTAKDRQAIKLVAQNFPPSDYYNIENLLTSLGIGEALVTALDDRGQPTPVVHCMMRPPASRMGSLTNQEADSIIIKSELLAYYKETKNEKSAAEVLASKRNSEPSKMNKNKQEKEPPSIITTLGKSSLFRQIVRQTFRELTRALLRAMGLKK